One Triticum dicoccoides isolate Atlit2015 ecotype Zavitan chromosome 5B, WEW_v2.0, whole genome shotgun sequence genomic window carries:
- the LOC119312095 gene encoding transcription factor PCF6-like, with translation MESADAAGGAPGGGAPPGRGSSAKRMRGVIGSGGGDGMELVPWGSPPQPGQQPPQLQGSASRICRVRASGGKDRHSKVYTSKGIRDRRVRLSVPTAIQFYDLQDRLGFDQPSKAVEWLINAASAAIDELPSLDPAAFANMPADHQAAPRAGKQQQPQGSRSLCSSTSETSKGSELSLSRSDGRVGGGSSLDKEVTVASNPSAQAGSFTELLTGAGAASAIATAAPRRQSWQQQQQQPVSAVTADRVGIAHPGKGSGAQVVPTYPGFRFGNAPPFGMQPAQPFNFGPSAQNQMTQFSLVQGGLAAAPAPAQAGDYSLDFSMNSGYMGATRGALQSNSPHFSSHHHQQQQQRQLQDLDDGPSPPFLYANAAATAPHLASENHLTATAAMQLWNGLQHAGMKEKSKN, from the coding sequence ATGGAGTCGGCCGACGCAGCGGGAGGGGCGCCCGGGGGCGGGGCGCCGCCGGGCCGCGGCTCCTCGGCCAAGCGCATGCGCGGCGTgattggcagcggcggcggcgacggcatggAGTTGGTGCCGTGGGGGTCGCCCCCGCAGCCGGGCCAGCAGCCGCCGCAGCTCCAGGGGTCGGCGTCGCGGATCTGCCGCGTGAGGGCGTCGGGGGGCAAGGACCGGCACAGCAAGGTGTACACGTCCAAGGGCATCCGCGACCGCCGTGTGCGGCTCTCGGTGCCCACGGCCATCCAGTTCTACGACCTGCAGGACCGCCTCGGCTTCGACCAGCCCAGCAAGGCCGTCGAGTGGCTCAtcaacgccgcctccgccgccatcgaCGAGCTCCCCTCCCTCGACCCGGCCGCCTTCGCCAACATGCCGGCCGACCACCAGGCCGCGCCCCGCGCCGGCAAGCAGCAGCAGCCGCAGGGCAGCAGGTCCCTGTGCAGCAGCACCTCGGAGACCAGCAAGGGGTCCGAGCTCTCGCTCTCGCGCTCCGACGGCCGCGTCGGCGGCGGCTCCTCCCTGGACAAGGAGGTCACCGTCGCCAGCAACCCCTCCGCGCAGGCCGGGTCCTTCACCGAGCTGCTCaccggggcgggggcggcgtcggCCATTGCCACCGCGGCTCCGCGCAGGCAGTCctggcagcaacagcagcagcagcccgTTTCCGCGGTCACCGCGGACCGCGTCGGCATCGCGCACCCCGGTAAAGGCAGCGGCGCGCAGGTGGTGCCGACGTACCCCGGCTTCAGATTCGGCAATGCGCCCCCGTTCGGCATGCAGCCGGCGCAGCCGTTCAACTTCGGCCCCTCCGCCCAGAACCAGATGACGCAGTTCTCGCTCGTCCAGGGCGGGCtggcggcggctccggctccggctcaagCCGGAGACTACAGCCTCGACTTCTCGATGAACTCCGGTTACATGGGTGCCACCAGGGGGGCCCTTCAGTCCAATTCGCCGCACTTCTCCagccaccaccaccagcagcagcagcagcggcagctcCAGGACCTGGACGACGGTCCGAGCCCTCCCTTCCTGTACGCgaacgccgccgccaccgccccgcacCTCGCGTCGGAGAACCACCTCACGGCGACCGCGGCGATGCAGCTGTGGAACGGGTTGCAGCACGCCGGCATGAAGGAGAAGAGCAAGAACTGA